A single region of the Novosphingobium sp. SL115 genome encodes:
- a CDS encoding YceD family protein, whose product MSVPEFSHIIDIRHITADPLVLEPDDAARRRLAGRFGLTEITAMRAELKLVPDGSKVEVKGRLTASLIQPCAISGEDFPVGIKEPVALRFVPASPVAYAPDEEIEITADDCDEIEYEGMTFDLGEAVAQTLALAIDPFAEGPNASKARAEHNLSGDAGSGPFAALSALQRKD is encoded by the coding sequence ATGAGCGTGCCTGAATTTTCCCACATCATCGATATCCGCCACATCACTGCCGATCCATTGGTGCTGGAACCCGATGATGCTGCCCGCCGCAGGCTGGCAGGCCGATTCGGGCTGACAGAAATCACCGCCATGCGCGCCGAATTGAAGCTGGTGCCCGATGGCAGCAAAGTGGAAGTGAAAGGCAGGCTGACTGCCAGCCTGATCCAGCCCTGCGCGATTTCGGGCGAGGATTTCCCGGTGGGAATCAAGGAACCGGTGGCCCTGCGCTTCGTACCCGCAAGCCCTGTGGCCTATGCCCCGGACGAAGAAATCGAGATTACCGCCGATGATTGCGACGAAATCGAATATGAAGGCATGACCTTCGATCTGGGCGAGGCCGTGGCACAGACGCTGGCTCTTGCCATCGATCCCTTTGCCGAAGGGCCGAACGCCAGCAAGGCGCGCGCCGAACACAATCTGTCGGGTGATGCAGGCTCCGGTCCCTTCGCTGCCCTTTCCGCGCTCCAGCGCAAGGACTGA
- a CDS encoding TIGR02186 family protein, with amino-acid sequence MPVGAKRLLTLLACTLLLGARDPILVPEISQHDVQVRQGFTGADLLLFGAILSPEGSRAAQDYDIVVVLEGPVQSIVLREKQKIAGMWINADSTEFRSAPSFFAVASSRPVAKIVDDKTAAIYELGLKWLQLSPIGVIEPAEQRRFSAGLVDLMRRQSLYAEDERGVKISGQVLYQARIRLPSNVQTGTYTAETFAIRGGKVVTSAITRVDVSKQGFERFVAVQADENGWMYGLFAMLISVGMGWIAGRLFALV; translated from the coding sequence ATGCCGGTGGGCGCAAAGCGTCTTCTGACGCTGCTGGCCTGCACGCTGCTGCTGGGCGCGCGCGATCCCATTCTGGTGCCTGAAATTTCGCAGCATGACGTGCAGGTGCGGCAGGGCTTCACCGGCGCAGACCTGTTGCTGTTTGGCGCGATCCTCAGCCCCGAAGGCAGCCGTGCGGCGCAGGATTACGATATCGTTGTGGTGCTGGAAGGGCCGGTGCAATCTATCGTGCTGCGCGAAAAGCAGAAGATCGCAGGCATGTGGATCAATGCCGATTCTACGGAATTCCGCTCCGCCCCCAGCTTCTTTGCAGTTGCCTCGTCGCGCCCGGTGGCAAAGATCGTGGATGACAAGACTGCTGCGATTTACGAACTTGGTCTGAAATGGCTACAACTTTCTCCCATTGGCGTGATCGAACCGGCAGAGCAGCGGCGGTTCTCTGCAGGTCTGGTCGATCTGATGCGCCGCCAAAGCCTTTACGCCGAGGATGAGCGCGGTGTGAAGATCAGCGGTCAGGTGCTCTATCAGGCCCGCATCCGGCTTCCATCGAACGTGCAGACTGGTACCTATACTGCTGAAACCTTTGCCATTCGTGGCGGCAAGGTGGTGACATCGGCGATCACGCGGGTGGATGTCAGCAAGCAGGGCTTTGAACGCTTCGTGGCGGTGCAGGCGGATGAGAATGGCTGGATGTATGGCTTGTTCGCCATGTTGATTTCGGTCGGCATGGGCTGGATTGCAGGCCGGCTGTTCGCGCTGGTTTGA
- the hslV gene encoding ATP-dependent protease subunit HslV, with translation MDDSRASHGLIQWHGTTIIGVKANGRTVIAGDGQVSMGNTVMKPNARKVRRIGDGKVIAGFAGATADAFTLFERLERKLEQHRGQLMRAAVELAKDWRTDKYLRNLEALMIVADADTMLILTGNGDVLEPEAKNDTVIAAIGSGGNYALAAARALSDYESDAEKIARKAMQVAADVCVFTNDRVTLEEI, from the coding sequence ATGGACGATAGCAGGGCAAGCCACGGCCTGATCCAGTGGCACGGCACCACCATTATCGGGGTGAAAGCAAACGGCCGGACCGTCATCGCAGGTGATGGTCAGGTTTCGATGGGCAACACGGTGATGAAGCCCAATGCCCGCAAGGTGCGCCGCATTGGCGATGGCAAGGTCATCGCCGGTTTTGCAGGCGCCACGGCAGATGCCTTTACCCTGTTCGAACGGCTGGAGCGCAAGCTGGAGCAGCATCGCGGCCAGCTTATGCGCGCCGCCGTGGAACTGGCCAAGGACTGGCGCACTGACAAATACCTGCGCAATCTGGAAGCGCTGATGATCGTGGCGGATGCCGACACGATGTTGATCCTGACCGGAAATGGCGATGTGCTGGAACCCGAAGCCAAGAACGACACGGTAATCGCCGCGATCGGATCGGGCGGGAACTATGCGCTGGCGGCGGCACGCGCGCTGTCCGACTATGAAAGCGATGCCGAAAAAATTGCGCGCAAGGCGATGCAGGTGGCGGCGGACGTTTGCGTCTTCACCAATGACCGCGTGACGCTGGAAGAGATCTGA
- a CDS encoding ABCB family ABC transporter ATP-binding protein/permease: MPPETAPASKNARHDGWQTLRRFLPYLWPADNAGLRRRVIGAFAMVLLGKAVTLALPFAYKNAVDAMTLKAGAEPALTVAMAFVLAYALGRFAGVLFDNLRNIVFERVGQDATRHLAENVFARLHRLSLRFHLARRTGEVTKVIERGTKSIDTMLYFLLFNLAPTVIELIAVIVIFWLNFGLGLVTATILAVIAYVWVTRAITEWRTHLREKMNRLDGQALSRAVDSLLNYETVKYFGAEKREEARYAAAARAYADAAVKSENSLGLLNIAQALIVNLLMAGAMAWTVWGWSQGKLTVGDLVFVNTYLTQLFRPLDMLGMVYRTIRQGLIDMAEMFRLIDTHVEVADAPGAPALVIKRPGVIFDNVVFGYDPGRTILHGLSFEVPAGSRVAIVGPSGAGKSTLARLLFRFYDPQSGRILIDGQDISQVTQASLRAAIGIVPQDTVLFNDTIGYNIAYGRDGATAAEVEAATRGASIADFIARLPEGLDTEVGERGLKLSGGEKQRVAIARTLVKNPPILLFDEATSALDTRTEQDILSTMRAVAQHRTTLSIAHRLSTIADSDTILVLEQGRLAEQGSHTELLRRDGLYAEMWARQAAESAEVSEAAE, encoded by the coding sequence ATGCCTCCTGAAACTGCCCCCGCTTCGAAAAACGCACGCCACGATGGCTGGCAAACGCTGCGGCGATTCCTGCCCTATCTCTGGCCTGCCGATAATGCCGGGCTGCGCCGCCGTGTGATTGGCGCCTTTGCGATGGTGCTGCTGGGCAAGGCCGTCACGCTCGCCCTGCCGTTCGCCTACAAGAACGCCGTCGACGCGATGACGTTGAAAGCCGGGGCAGAACCTGCGCTTACCGTGGCCATGGCCTTCGTGCTGGCTTATGCGCTGGGCCGTTTCGCTGGTGTCCTGTTCGACAACTTGCGCAACATCGTGTTCGAACGGGTTGGGCAGGATGCCACGCGGCATCTGGCGGAAAACGTCTTTGCCCGCCTGCACCGCCTGTCCCTGCGCTTCCACCTTGCCCGCCGCACGGGCGAGGTTACCAAGGTGATCGAACGCGGCACCAAAAGCATCGACACGATGCTCTACTTCCTGCTTTTCAACCTTGCCCCCACGGTAATCGAACTGATTGCGGTGATCGTGATCTTCTGGCTGAACTTTGGCCTCGGCCTTGTCACCGCCACGATCCTTGCGGTCATCGCCTATGTCTGGGTCACCCGCGCTATCACCGAATGGCGCACGCATCTGCGCGAAAAGATGAACCGGCTTGATGGGCAGGCACTGTCGCGCGCGGTCGATTCTCTGCTGAACTACGAAACAGTGAAGTATTTCGGCGCCGAAAAGCGTGAAGAGGCCCGCTACGCCGCCGCCGCCCGCGCCTATGCCGATGCCGCGGTCAAAAGCGAAAACAGCCTGGGCCTGCTCAACATCGCGCAGGCCCTGATCGTCAACCTGCTGATGGCGGGGGCCATGGCGTGGACGGTGTGGGGCTGGTCCCAGGGCAAGCTGACCGTGGGCGATCTCGTGTTCGTCAACACCTACCTTACCCAGCTTTTCCGCCCGCTCGACATGCTCGGCATGGTCTATCGCACCATCCGGCAAGGCCTGATCGACATGGCCGAAATGTTCCGCCTGATCGACACCCACGTCGAAGTGGCCGATGCCCCTGGCGCACCTGCGCTTGTCATAAAACGCCCCGGCGTCATTTTCGACAACGTCGTCTTCGGTTACGACCCTGGTCGCACCATCCTGCACGGCCTGTCGTTCGAAGTGCCCGCCGGCAGCCGTGTCGCCATCGTCGGCCCTTCGGGCGCGGGCAAATCCACCCTCGCCCGCCTGCTGTTCCGCTTCTACGATCCGCAATCGGGCCGCATCCTGATTGACGGACAGGACATTTCGCAGGTCACGCAGGCCAGCTTGCGCGCCGCCATTGGCATCGTCCCGCAGGATACCGTGCTGTTCAACGACACCATCGGCTATAACATCGCCTATGGCCGCGATGGCGCCACAGCTGCCGAAGTCGAAGCCGCCACACGCGGCGCCTCCATCGCAGATTTCATCGCCCGCCTGCCCGAAGGGCTGGATACCGAAGTGGGCGAACGCGGGCTGAAACTGTCGGGCGGTGAAAAACAGCGCGTGGCCATTGCCCGCACGCTGGTAAAGAACCCGCCGATTCTGCTGTTCGATGAAGCCACCAGCGCATTGGACACCCGCACCGAACAGGATATCCTGTCGACAATGCGCGCCGTGGCGCAACACCGCACCACCTTGTCCATCGCGCACCGCCTGTCCACCATCGCGGATTCAGACACCATCTTAGTACTGGAACAGGGCCGCCTTGCCGAACAGGGCAGCCACACAGAACTGCTCCGCCGCGATGGCCTCTATGCCGAAATGTGGGCGCGGCAGGCCGCCGAAAGCGCGGAAGTCAGCGAGGCGGCGGAATAA
- the hslU gene encoding ATP-dependent protease ATPase subunit HslU, which translates to MNDNLTPKAIVRALDEHIVGQTDAKKAVAVALRNRWRRQKLSPELRDEVSPKNILMIGPTGCGKTEISRRLAKLADAPFVKVEATKFTEVGYVGRDVEQIARDLVEEAIRLEKDRRRDAVREAASKAAMDRLLKALVGEGASEATRESFKARLADGSMNEVEVEIEVEDSPSMPMEIPGMGGNVGMINLSDMMGKAFGKNNLKRRKMRVADAWDKLVDEEAEKRMDQDDVAREAIRNAETNGIVFLDEIDKIAVSDVRGGSVSREGVQRDLLPLIEGTTVSTKYGPMKTDHVLFIASGAFHVAKPSDMLPELQGRLPIRVELKALTEDDFVRILSETRANLVEQYRALIATENVTLEFAPDAIRAIARTAAQVNESVENIGARRLQTVMEKLLEEVSFEAEDRVGETVTVDEAYVADKLAGLAGNADLSKYIL; encoded by the coding sequence ATGAACGACAATCTTACCCCCAAGGCCATTGTTCGCGCGCTGGACGAACATATCGTTGGCCAGACCGACGCGAAGAAGGCTGTGGCCGTTGCGCTGCGCAATCGCTGGCGGCGGCAGAAGCTGTCGCCCGAACTGCGCGACGAGGTTAGCCCCAAGAATATCCTGATGATCGGGCCGACGGGCTGCGGCAAGACCGAGATCAGCCGCCGTCTGGCCAAGCTGGCCGATGCCCCGTTCGTCAAGGTGGAAGCGACCAAGTTTACCGAGGTCGGCTATGTCGGCCGGGACGTGGAGCAGATTGCCCGCGATCTGGTGGAAGAGGCAATCCGGCTGGAAAAGGACCGCCGCCGCGATGCGGTGCGTGAAGCTGCCAGCAAGGCTGCGATGGACCGGCTGCTGAAAGCGCTGGTGGGCGAAGGCGCGAGCGAAGCGACGCGCGAAAGCTTCAAGGCGCGGCTGGCCGATGGTTCGATGAACGAAGTCGAAGTCGAGATCGAGGTCGAAGACAGCCCATCGATGCCCATGGAAATTCCGGGCATGGGTGGCAATGTCGGCATGATTAACCTGTCGGACATGATGGGCAAGGCGTTCGGCAAGAACAACCTGAAGCGCCGCAAGATGCGCGTGGCCGATGCGTGGGACAAGCTGGTCGACGAAGAAGCCGAAAAGCGCATGGATCAGGATGACGTTGCGCGCGAGGCGATCCGCAATGCCGAAACCAACGGCATCGTGTTTCTGGACGAGATCGACAAGATTGCGGTTTCGGACGTGCGCGGCGGGTCTGTCAGCCGCGAAGGCGTACAGCGCGATCTACTGCCGCTGATCGAAGGCACCACGGTTTCGACCAAATATGGTCCGATGAAGACCGACCATGTGCTGTTCATTGCCAGCGGTGCGTTCCATGTGGCCAAGCCCAGCGACATGCTGCCCGAACTGCAGGGCCGCCTGCCGATCCGGGTGGAACTGAAGGCGCTGACCGAGGATGACTTTGTGCGCATCCTTTCGGAAACGCGGGCCAATCTGGTGGAGCAATATCGGGCGCTGATCGCGACCGAGAACGTGACGCTGGAATTTGCGCCCGATGCGATCCGTGCGATTGCGCGCACGGCGGCGCAGGTGAACGAGAGCGTCGAGAACATCGGCGCGCGGCGTTTGCAGACGGTGATGGAAAAGCTGCTGGAAGAAGTGAGCTTTGAAGCTGAGGATCGGGTGGGTGAAACCGTGACGGTGGATGAGGCTTATGTCGCGGACAAGCTGGCCGGTCTGGCCGGGAATGCGGACCTTTCGAAGTATATCTTGTGA
- a CDS encoding MATE family efflux transporter — protein MAPPPGGAGPRSRDLTSGPILKTLVLFSAPTLASNILQSLNGSINSVWVGQMLGEGALAATANANVVMFLVFAAAFGFGMAATVKIGQAFGARDVLAARRTFGSAVGFCVLLSLVVGTLGWIFAPELLTLMAAPGETWIYALTYLRVIFIAMPASMVTVMLAMGLRGGGDAATPLKFMVLSSVLDVALNPLLIGGFGPIPPLGIAGAALATAIASFASMIGLVIYVYAKDLPLRLRGAELAWLWPRRDELRYILTKGLPMGAQMLVISAAGIIVIGLVNREGLLVSAAYGAALQLWTYLQMPAMAISAAVSAMAAQAIGAGLDQRLGKISRAGVILNLTVTGALCAIILLFDRPALELFLGSASPAVDEARHIQFLASWSYVLFGITMVLFGTMRAGGVVWAPLIILAIALYPVRLGFYFAFYPTLGADALWLAFPVSAAVAVALSIIAYRRPSWREQARAVPDDECEEETHADADTAGRMAPTI, from the coding sequence TTGGCCCCTCCCCCCGGCGGCGCAGGCCCCCGTTCGCGCGATCTTACCAGCGGTCCCATCCTGAAAACACTGGTGCTTTTTTCCGCGCCTACGCTGGCCTCGAACATTCTCCAGTCGCTCAACGGATCGATCAATTCGGTCTGGGTCGGGCAGATGCTGGGCGAAGGTGCGCTGGCGGCCACGGCCAATGCCAACGTGGTCATGTTCCTTGTGTTCGCCGCGGCGTTCGGCTTCGGCATGGCCGCCACGGTCAAGATCGGGCAGGCCTTTGGCGCGCGCGATGTGCTGGCCGCGCGGCGCACGTTCGGTTCGGCAGTGGGCTTTTGCGTGCTGCTTTCGCTGGTGGTTGGCACGCTGGGCTGGATATTTGCGCCCGAACTGCTGACGCTGATGGCCGCGCCGGGAGAAACCTGGATTTATGCCCTCACCTACTTGCGCGTCATTTTCATCGCCATGCCCGCCTCGATGGTTACCGTCATGCTCGCCATGGGCCTGCGCGGCGGGGGCGATGCGGCAACTCCGCTCAAATTCATGGTGCTGTCATCGGTGCTCGATGTCGCATTGAACCCGCTGCTGATTGGCGGTTTCGGCCCCATTCCGCCGCTTGGTATCGCAGGCGCGGCGCTGGCCACCGCCATTGCATCCTTTGCCTCGATGATCGGCCTCGTCATCTATGTCTATGCCAAGGATCTGCCGCTGCGGCTGCGCGGGGCGGAACTGGCGTGGCTGTGGCCCCGCCGCGATGAACTGCGCTATATCCTGACCAAGGGCCTGCCCATGGGCGCGCAGATGCTGGTCATTTCCGCTGCTGGGATCATCGTCATCGGCCTCGTCAACCGCGAAGGCCTGCTGGTCAGCGCGGCCTATGGCGCGGCGCTGCAATTGTGGACTTATCTGCAAATGCCCGCGATGGCGATTTCCGCTGCGGTCAGCGCCATGGCGGCACAGGCGATCGGCGCGGGGCTGGACCAGCGGCTTGGCAAGATCAGCCGCGCCGGTGTGATCCTCAACCTCACCGTGACCGGCGCACTGTGCGCCATAATCCTGCTGTTTGACCGGCCCGCACTCGAACTGTTCCTCGGCAGCGCCAGCCCGGCGGTGGACGAAGCGCGCCACATCCAGTTCCTTGCCAGCTGGAGCTATGTGCTGTTCGGCATCACCATGGTCCTGTTCGGCACCATGCGCGCTGGCGGCGTGGTCTGGGCGCCGCTCATCATCCTCGCCATCGCGCTCTACCCGGTGCGCCTCGGCTTCTACTTTGCGTTCTATCCAACGCTGGGGGCCGATGCGCTGTGGCTTGCCTTCCCCGTCAGCGCGGCGGTGGCGGTGGCGCTTTCCATCATCGCTTATCGCCGGCCGTCATGGCGTGAACAGGCCCGCGCAGTGCCCGATGACGAGTGTGAGGAAGAAACCCACGCCGATGCCGACACCGCAGGCCGTATGGCGCCCACCATCTGA
- a CDS encoding outer membrane protein assembly factor BamE, which translates to MRNSRLMVQGAAVLALGVAVTGCASIKDHRGYIVDEALVSSVQPGVDNKTSVERTLGRPTFTSDFGKQTWYYVSMNTGQKPFTRPKTTDQMVLVVDFDARGNVAALSRQGMEKVANLSPESDKTPTLGRDRSFFQDLFGNIGAVGALPGGGAGGATGGTGPNGS; encoded by the coding sequence ATGCGGAACAGTCGGCTGATGGTGCAGGGTGCGGCGGTGCTGGCCCTGGGCGTGGCTGTTACGGGATGCGCGAGCATCAAGGACCATCGCGGCTATATCGTGGATGAAGCGCTGGTTTCTTCGGTACAGCCCGGTGTGGACAACAAGACTTCGGTGGAGCGCACGCTGGGGCGGCCCACCTTCACCAGCGATTTCGGCAAGCAGACCTGGTATTACGTGTCGATGAACACGGGCCAGAAGCCGTTCACCCGTCCCAAGACCACCGACCAGATGGTGCTGGTGGTAGATTTTGACGCGCGCGGCAATGTTGCCGCGCTTTCGCGGCAGGGCATGGAAAAGGTCGCCAACCTTTCGCCTGAAAGCGACAAGACGCCGACGCTGGGCCGTGACCGTTCGTTCTTCCAGGATCTGTTCGGCAATATCGGCGCGGTTGGGGCATTGCCCGGCGGCGGCGCTGGCGGTGCGACCGGCGGCACCGGGCCGAACGGTAGCTGA
- a CDS encoding ATP-binding protein, with translation MASANALMPIGQVRDVAGSSSAIALDLTRLDECSNDIDPSVALSGKVGSQIKIRVGNAWLLASVRTQRQDSSVEGGIVAQIDFLGEGEEERLTGRIYGFRRGVTRFPVPGALVYPATSNDLRQIYASDGRTSISIGTVYPTRDIRAGIYVDSLLGKHFALLGSTGTGKSTSAALILHRICEMAPSGHIVMIDPHGEYSSAFRVTGQLLDVSNLQMPYWLMNFEEHCEVFITSTGPDRQLDLDILAKCLLAARGKNRLAEQIGKITVDSPIPYLLSDLLMIIQNEMGRLDKGTNSIPYMRLKTRIEEIRGDPRYQFMFSGMLVGDTMVEFIQKVFRMPSNGKPISIIDVSGVPSEITSTVVAVLSRLVFDYAIWARDEETRPVLLVCEEAHRYVPNEKNSDGSSVGRILSRIAKEGRKYGVSLGLITQRPSDLAEGVLSQCGTIIAMRLNNERDQAFVKAAMPEGARGFVDTIPSLRNRECIVSGEGVSIPMRVSFDDLEPMKRPASSDPSFCELWSHNGGQERSVERTVQRWRAQSR, from the coding sequence ATGGCTTCGGCCAATGCCCTCATGCCGATCGGGCAGGTGCGCGATGTGGCAGGCTCCAGTTCGGCGATCGCGCTCGATCTGACGCGGCTGGATGAATGCTCAAACGATATTGATCCCTCGGTCGCGCTTTCGGGCAAAGTTGGCAGCCAGATCAAGATCCGCGTCGGGAATGCCTGGCTACTGGCCAGTGTGCGCACGCAGCGGCAGGATTCATCGGTAGAAGGCGGCATCGTTGCCCAGATCGATTTTCTGGGTGAGGGTGAGGAAGAGCGCCTGACTGGGCGCATCTATGGTTTCCGACGCGGTGTTACCCGGTTTCCGGTGCCCGGTGCGCTGGTCTATCCAGCCACCAGCAACGATCTTCGCCAGATTTATGCCAGCGATGGGCGAACCAGCATTTCCATTGGGACGGTCTATCCCACTCGCGATATTCGCGCCGGGATCTATGTCGACAGTCTGCTGGGCAAACATTTCGCGCTGCTGGGGTCGACCGGCACCGGCAAGTCCACTTCCGCCGCGCTGATCCTGCACCGCATCTGTGAAATGGCTCCATCCGGGCATATCGTGATGATCGACCCGCATGGCGAATATTCCAGCGCTTTCCGGGTGACTGGCCAGTTGCTGGACGTGTCGAACTTGCAGATGCCCTATTGGCTGATGAACTTCGAGGAACATTGCGAAGTCTTCATCACGTCGACCGGGCCGGATCGCCAGCTTGACCTTGATATCCTTGCCAAATGCCTGCTGGCGGCGCGGGGCAAGAACCGTCTGGCCGAACAGATTGGCAAGATCACCGTCGATTCTCCGATACCCTACCTGCTGTCCGATCTGCTGATGATTATCCAGAACGAGATGGGCCGGCTGGACAAGGGCACCAATTCCATTCCTTATATGCGGCTGAAGACCCGGATCGAGGAAATCCGTGGTGATCCGCGTTACCAGTTCATGTTTTCGGGCATGCTGGTGGGCGACACCATGGTCGAATTCATCCAGAAGGTTTTCCGCATGCCATCCAATGGCAAGCCGATCTCGATCATCGATGTTTCGGGCGTGCCATCGGAAATCACCTCCACGGTCGTTGCCGTGCTCAGCCGTCTGGTTTTCGACTATGCCATCTGGGCGCGGGACGAGGAAACCCGGCCGGTGCTGCTGGTCTGCGAAGAAGCGCACCGTTACGTGCCGAACGAGAAGAATTCGGACGGGTCGTCGGTTGGCCGAATCCTGTCGCGCATTGCCAAGGAAGGGCGCAAATACGGCGTTTCGCTGGGTCTGATAACCCAGCGTCCGTCCGATCTTGCCGAAGGCGTGCTGTCGCAATGCGGCACGATCATCGCCATGCGACTGAATAATGAACGCGATCAGGCCTTTGTCAAAGCAGCGATGCCCGAAGGCGCGCGCGGCTTTGTTGATACCATTCCGTCGCTGCGCAACCGCGAATGCATTGTTTCGGGCGAGGGCGTGTCCATCCCGATGCGTGTGTCGTTTGATGACCTTGAGCCGATGAAACGCCCGGCGTCGAGCGATCCTTCATTCTGCGAACTGTGGAGCCACAATGGCGGTCAGGAACGCTCGGTCGAACGCACAGTGCAGCGTTGGAGGGCGCAAAGTCGTTAG
- a CDS encoding ubiquinol-cytochrome C chaperone family protein encodes MSFFGKLFGRKADDRAVARPLWHRTVEIAREKEWYRDCGVADTVAGRFDMITLILSIVLIRMERDAELVEPSVRLTELFVDDMDGQLRESGVGDVVVGKRMGQLMSVLGGRLGAYREGLLAKDDAMMAEAVDRNVTLHDGADPLLVARRARAFAAGLDLVPAFRVLDAEIGK; translated from the coding sequence ATGTCGTTTTTTGGCAAGCTGTTTGGACGCAAGGCAGACGACCGGGCGGTGGCACGCCCGCTCTGGCATCGCACCGTGGAAATCGCCCGCGAAAAGGAATGGTATCGCGACTGTGGCGTGGCCGACACCGTGGCCGGGCGATTCGACATGATTACCCTGATCCTGTCCATCGTCCTCATACGCATGGAGCGCGATGCCGAACTGGTCGAACCTTCGGTGCGACTGACCGAACTTTTTGTCGATGACATGGACGGCCAGTTGCGGGAAAGTGGTGTGGGCGACGTCGTGGTCGGCAAGCGGATGGGCCAGTTGATGAGCGTTCTGGGCGGCCGCCTTGGTGCCTATCGTGAAGGCCTGCTGGCAAAGGACGATGCCATGATGGCCGAAGCTGTGGATCGCAATGTCACCCTGCACGATGGCGCCGATCCGCTGCTGGTCGCCCGCCGCGCCCGCGCCTTTGCCGCCGGGCTGGACCTTGTTCCGGCCTTTCGTGTTCTCGATGCGGAGATCGGTAAATGA
- a CDS encoding GFA family protein encodes MELGGTELAGSELAGGCHCGAVRYKVDGAPMHVAICHCTDCRKSSGAPMVAWAMFKEEQFSLTQGEVTTHNSSGASMRNFCPKCGTGVFFTNAENLPGIVDVQSATFDDPDQLPAQLHIQTAERIGWTVEQHSLPEFARFPGQE; translated from the coding sequence ATGGAACTTGGCGGAACGGAACTGGCGGGATCAGAACTGGCAGGCGGATGCCATTGTGGCGCGGTGCGTTACAAGGTGGATGGTGCGCCGATGCACGTCGCCATCTGTCACTGCACCGATTGCCGCAAAAGTTCGGGCGCGCCGATGGTGGCCTGGGCGATGTTCAAGGAAGAACAGTTTTCGCTGACGCAGGGTGAGGTGACGACCCACAATTCATCTGGCGCGTCGATGCGCAACTTCTGCCCGAAGTGCGGTACGGGCGTGTTCTTTACCAATGCCGAGAATTTGCCCGGCATTGTCGACGTGCAGTCGGCCACATTTGATGACCCGGACCAGTTGCCCGCGCAGCTTCATATCCAGACGGCGGAGCGCATCGGCTGGACAGTGGAGCAACATAGCTTGCCCGAATTTGCGCGTTTTCCCGGTCAGGAGTAA
- a CDS encoding DUF1737 domain-containing protein, which translates to MTYQTPEDRPVYRLLTGKDDRAFCERVSEALEQGWRLYGSPSMTYDGGMDCIKVAQAVVWHEADVVK; encoded by the coding sequence ATGACTTACCAGACACCCGAAGATCGCCCCGTCTACCGCCTGCTGACCGGCAAGGACGACCGCGCCTTTTGCGAGCGTGTGTCCGAAGCGCTGGAGCAGGGCTGGCGGCTCTATGGTTCGCCGTCGATGACCTATGACGGCGGCATGGACTGCATCAAGGTGGCGCAGGCCGTGGTGTGGCATGAGGCTGATGTGGTGAAGTGA